The Malus domestica chromosome 13, GDT2T_hap1 genome includes a window with the following:
- the LOC103451451 gene encoding cytochrome P450 86B1-like, whose protein sequence is MITTPPSPPINNLTCPSFSETFVARNLVSGQLFFLHHIQILELFLALCVFITIHSLRQKKRHGLPVWPVLGMLPSLSFAVLGLQTNNLYEWLSQVLCRQNGTFLFQGPWFSSLFSVITSDPRNLEHLLKTKFSNFPKGPYFRDTVRDLLGDGIFNADDETWQRQRKTASIEFHSAKFRQLTADSLFELVHGRLLPVLEDSIKHSTAIDLQDILLRLTFDNVCMIAFGVDPGCLQLGLPKIPFAQAFEDATEATVMRFVTPSCLWKTMRYLNLGAERKLKRSIRGVDEFAEDVIRTRKKELPLLISATNNSNASNDDDKKNKQIRSDLLTVFMGLKDERGEAFSDKFLRDICVNFILAGRDTSSVALSWFFWLLHHNPEVEHKILQEICRIVGARTSSDRDREIKNDDDEAVVFKPEEIKKMEYLHAALSEALRLYPSVPLDHKEVVEDDVFPDGTILKKGTKVIYAMYTMGRMEAIWGKDCREYKPERWLRSSDGRFMSESAYKFTAFNGGPRLCLGKDFAYYQMKFVAASIIYRYRVRVVENHPVEPKLALTMYMKHGLKVTLQKRDHAGRHK, encoded by the exons ATGATCACcactcctccttctcctcccaTCAATAATCTCACCTGCCCCTCCTTCTCCGAGACTTTCGTGGCCAGAAACTTGGTTTCGGGGCAACTCTTTTTCCTTCACCACATCCAAATCTTGGAGCTCTTTCTGGCTCTATGCGTTTTCATAACCATACACTCGTTGAGGCAGAAGAAGCGCCATGGCCTACCCGTTTGGCCGGTGCTTGGCATgctaccctctctctcttttgccGTACTCGGACTCCAAACCAACAACCTATATGAGTGGCTTTCCCAAGTTCTTTGCCGCCAAAACGGCACGTTTCTATTCCAAGGCCCTTGGTTTAGCAGCCTCTTTAGCGTCATCACTTCAGACCCTCGTAACTTGGAGCACCTTCTCAAGACCAAGTTCTCCAATTTTCCCAAAGGCCCTTATTTCCGAGACACCGTTCGAGATCTTCTCGGGGATGGCATATTCAACGCGGACGACGAGACGTGGCAGCGACAAAGGAAGACGGCTAGCATCGAGTTCCACTCAGCTAAGTTCCGGCAACTGACCGCGGATTCGTTGTTTGAACTTGTCCATGGTAGGCTTCTGCCCGTTTTAGAGGACTCCATCAAACACTCGACCGCAATCGACCTCCAAGACATTCTTTTGAGGTTGACTTTTGACAATGTTTGCATGATCGCGTTTGGGGTCGACCCTGGTTGCTTGCAGCTGGGGTTACCCAAAATACCATTCGCTCAGGCCTTTGAGGATGCGACGGAAGCAACAGTTATGCGCTTTGTGACCCCATCCTGCTTGTGGAAGACCATGAGGTACTTAAACTTGGGTGCTGAGAGGAAGCTAAAGAGGTCCATAAGAGGAGTGGACGAGTTTGCGGAAGACGTCATTCGGACAAGGAAGAAAGAGCTCCCGCTACTAATTTCTGCCACCAACAATTCTAATGCTTCTAATGATGATGATAAGAAGAATAAGCAGATTAGATCAGACTTGTTAACGGTTTTTATGGGTTTGAAAGACGAGAGGGGGGAGGCGTTTTCGGACAAATTCTTGAGGGATATATGCGTCAACTTCATACTTGCAGGGAGAGACACGTCATCGGTGGCACTGAGCTGGTTCTTCTGGCTGCTTCATCACAATCCGGAGGTGGAGCATAAGATTCTTCAAGAAATATGCCGGATTGTGGGCGCAAGAACATCATCTGATCGTGATCGTGAAATTAAAAATGACGATGATGAAGCAGTAGTATTCAAGCCAGAAGAGATCAAGAAGATGGAGTATCTTCATGCAGCTCTATCAGAGGCTCTAAGGTTGTACCCTTCAGTTCCATTAGATCACAAGGAG GTAGTTGAAGATGACGTatttccagatggaacaatatTGAAGAAGGGAACAAAAGTGATATACGCAATGTACACCATGGGGAGAATGGAGGCGATTTGGGGGAAGGACTGCAGGGAGTACAAACCCGAGAGATGGCTGCGGTCATCAGACGGCCGCTTCATGAGCGAGTCTGCATACAAATTTACGGCTTTCAATGGAGGTCCTCGCCTCTGCTTGGGCAAAGACTTTGCTTATTACCAAATGAAGTTCGTCGCTGCCTCCATCATTTACCGGTACCGTGTGAGGGTGGTCGAAAATCATCCGGTGGAGCCAAAGCTGGCACTGACCATGTACATGAAGCATGGGTTGAAGGTCACTCTCCAAAAGCGTGACCATGCTGGGCGCCACAAATGA